From one Macadamia integrifolia cultivar HAES 741 unplaced genomic scaffold, SCU_Mint_v3 scaffold2189, whole genome shotgun sequence genomic stretch:
- the LOC122066007 gene encoding eukaryotic translation initiation factor 5B-like, giving the protein MPQAEGIEHHAMAAAGSYVLESDDDVEVTGELPLQMVSKLNSFVNQKLVPSRDGVCVQASSFNFLKAFMEFLTRPEVNIPVFGIGLGPVTRSSVYQASVMGKKVFATILALNVKVAPEARAVAEEFGVKILTDDVMDNLVIQFKSYADDFKKEKEAVEEVIFPCVLRIIPNYVLNAKDPIILVVEVIEGIAKVGTPICIPSRDFMDVGEISAMKINEEVDEVEKGTKVMVKLWHTNLKEEPKKFGRHFTEGDELVSHITKRSLDYLESNYQDKLSVEDRKLVGKLKSLFGIQ; this is encoded by the exons ATGCCCCAGGCAGAG GGCATTGAACATCATGCCATGGCAGCTGCTGGTTCCTATGTTTTGGAATCCGATGATGATGTGGAAGTCACTGGTGAATTACCATTGCAAATGGTGAGCAAGTTGAATTCATTCGTGAATCAAAAACTTGTCCCTTCCCGTGATGGTGTCTGTGTGCAAGCCTCTagttttaatttcttgaaagcATTTATGGAGTTCTTGACACGCCCAGAAGTGAATATACCAGTGTTTGGTATAGGCCTTGGTCCTGTAACAAGGAGCAGTGTCTATCAGGCTTCTGTCATGGGGAAGAAGGTATTTGCCACCATCTTGGCACTTAATGTCAAAGTGGCACCGGAGGCCCGTGCGGTTGCAGAAGAGTTTGGAGTTAAAATATTAACTGACGATGTCATGGATAATTTGGTTATTCAGTTTAAAAGCTatgctgatgatttcaagaaagaaaaagaagccgTAGAAGAAGTAATATTCCCATGTGTTCTGCGGATTATACCAAATTATGTTTTAAACGCGAAGGACCCCATCATTTTGGTGGTGGAAGTTATTGAGGGCATAGCTAAG GTTGGCACTCCAATATGTATTCCTTCAAGGGATTTTATGGATGTTGGGGAAATTTCAGCcatgaaaataaatgaagaggTTGATGAGGTCGAGAAAGGCACAAAGGTGATGGTGAAG CTATGGCACACCAATCTCAAGGAGGaaccaaagaaatttgggaGGCATTTTACTGAGGGTGATGAGCTTGTTAGCCACATCACTAAGAGGTCATTAGATTATCTGGAATCTAATTATCAG GATAAACTGTCCGTTGAGGATCGGAAGCTGGTAGGGAAGCTGAAGAGTCTTTTCGGGATACAATGA
- the LOC122066008 gene encoding DNA repair protein XRCC3 homolog produces the protein MKPENPLHLLSQKLSTGCPIIDRVLSGGIPCNSITELVAESSCGKTQLCLQLLLSAQLPISHGGLKASSLYIHSEFPFPLRRLEQLSLSFRSSYPHLFPPQDPCDFIFVRAVQSADELLVLLDRIDALLTHPPSKLPVKLVVIDSIAALFRSEFENTPADLKRRSSLFFRISGKLKSQAKRYGLAVVVTNQVVDFVASDGVNGLRVGNMRCLYSSGRQIFPALGLAWANCVNSRLFLSRNDEIVGCDSRLEDGGVKGTGVVRTRRKLQVVFAPHLPEASCEFVIVREGIFGVNM, from the coding sequence ATGAAACCAGAAAACCCCCTCCACCTCCTCTCCCAGAAATTGAGCACTGGCTGTCCGATCATTGATCGTGTCCTCTCCGGTGGCATCCCCTGCAACTCTATCACGGAACTCGTTGCCGAGAGTAGTTGTGGTAAAACCCAACTCTGTCTCCAACTCCTTCTCTCTGCTCAGCTCCCTATATCTCATGGAGGCCTTAAAGCCTCTTCTCTCTACATCCACTCTGaattccccttcccccttcgcCGCCTCGAACagctctccctctccttccGCTCATCTTACCCCCACCTCTTCCCCCCTCAAGATCCTTGTGATTTCATCTTTGTTCGTGCTGTCCAATCTGCTGATGAATTACTTGTTCTATTAGACAGAATTGATGCTCTGCTCACACACCCACCTTCAAAATTACCAGTGAAGTTGGTTGTAATTGATTCGATTGCGGCACTCTTTCGTTCAGAATTTGAGAACACCCCTGCTGATCTCAAGCGAAGGTCGTCTTTGTTTTTCAGGATTTCAGGGAAGTTAAAATCGCAGGCGAAAAGGTATGGACTTGCTGTTGTGGTCACAAATCAGGTTGTCGATTTTGTGGCATCTGATGGTGTTAATGGGCTGAGAGTTGGAAATATGAGGTGCTTGTATTCATCTGGAAGACAGATTTTCCCTGCGTTGGGGTTGGCCTGGGCAAACTGTGTAAATTCAAGGTTGTTCCTGTCGAGGAACGATGAGATTGTCGGTTGTGATTCAAGGTTGGAGGATGGAGGAGTTAAGGGTACAGGTGTTGTGAGGACTAGAAGGAAATTGCAGGTCGTTTTTGCACCTCATTTACCGGAAGCTTCTTGTGAGTTTGTGATTGTGAGAGAAGGGATTTTTGGAGTGAACATGTAa
- the LOC122066010 gene encoding photosystem I reaction center subunit N, chloroplastic-like: protein MAAINSSVLACNYAISGTASSDANWKLVSMPSVASSSVPKLPVIKAQQAKVSDSKEAIRASEGRRAALVCLAAALFAGATSSASANAGIIEEYLEKSKANKELNDKKRLATSGANFARAYTVEFGSCKFPENFTGCQDLAKQKKVPFISDDIQLECEGKDKFKCGSNVFWKW from the exons ATGGCAGCCATTAATTCTAGTGTGTTGGCATGTAATTATGCGATCTCAGGTACAGCATCATCAGATGCTAACTGGAAGCTTGTGTCGATGCCATCAGTTGCATCATCATCTGTTCCTAAATTGCCAGTGATAAAGGCTCAACAGGCTAAGGTTTCTGACTCTAAGGAGGCAATAAGAGCAAGTGAGGGAAGAAGAGCTGCACTTGTTTGCCTTGCAGCTGCCCTTTTCGCCGGTGCCACCTCCAGCGCCTCAGCCAATGCCGGAATCATTGAAGAATACCTTGAGAAGAGCAAAGCTAACAAG GAACTGAATGATAAGAAGAGGTTGGCCACAAGTGGAGCAAACTTCGCTCGTGCATACACAGTTGAGTTTGGATCATGTAAATTCCCTGAGAACTTCACTGGCTGTCAAGATCTTGCCAAGCAAAAG AAAGTACCATTCATTTCAGATGATATACAGTTAGAATGTGAAGGGAAGGATAAGTTCAAGTGTGGTTCCAATGTTTTCTGGAAGTGGTGA